Proteins encoded in a region of the Natator depressus isolate rNatDep1 chromosome 25, rNatDep2.hap1, whole genome shotgun sequence genome:
- the F2RL3 gene encoding proteinase-activated receptor 4, which translates to MEISWCTFLSYRHVLWCSLWGLCLASPDYDDYSQNSTNEQVITSANTLCPRAIPGEKVTRGNITYLSIHEDSRSQLSSAVTVWLIPCLYTAVFLVGLPANGLALWVLATRIEKLTSTIFLMNLAAADLLLVLVLPFKISYYFLGNHWPFGEGLCRLTTAAFYGNMYCSVLLLTCISVDRYLAAVHPFFSRSFRSPGFAACTCISVWLITATFTLPLTLLQQSYPLDKANITLCHDALPRHEDAEYYYYFFVCLVACGFLVPLAVMLFSHCSVLWVLLGNGERYAYAMKLTVLVLLTVVLFYTPSNVLLLVHYSNNCSKLYEDLYVSYMVSLALSSFNSCVDPFVYYYVSEDFRDKVRRRIFSRSKRTITSLKTSKETLPQKSSHSQSLV; encoded by the coding sequence ATTACTCTCAGAACAGCACCAACGAGCAGGTGATTACATCGGCAAACACACTGTGTCCTCGGGCCATCCCAGGAGAGAAGGTGACTCGTGGCAACATCACCTACCTGTCCATCCATGAGGACTCCCGCTCCCAGCTGAGCAGTGCAGTCACAGTGTGGCTCATCCCCTGCCTCTATACTGCTGTCTTCCTGGTGGGGCTGCCAGCCAATGGGCTGGCCCTTTGGGTCCTAGCAACTAGGATTGAGAAGCTGACCTCCACCATCTTCCTGATGAACCTGGCTGCAGCTGACCTGCTCCTGGTGCTTGTGCTACCTTTTAAGATCTCCTATTACTTCCTGGGGAACCACTGGCCCTTTGGGGAGGGCCTCTGCCGGCTCACCACCGCCGCCTTCTATGGGAACATGTACTGCTCTGTGCTACTGCTCACGTGCATCAGTGTTGACCggtacctggctgcagtgcacCCTTTCTTCTCCCGCTCCTTCCGCAGCCCAGGCTTTGCTGCCTGCACCTGCATCAGTGTCTGGCTCATCACTGCCACCTTCACCTTGCCCTTGACCCTCTTGCAGCAGTCCTACCCCCTGGATAAGGCAAATATCACTCTGTGCCATGACGCCCTCCCCAGGCATGAGGATGCTGAGTACTACTATTACTTCTTCGTGTGCTTGGTCGCCTGCGGCTTCCTTGTCCCCCTCGCGGTGATGCTGTTTAGCCACTGCTCGGTGCTGTGGGTCCTGCTGGGCAACGGAGAGAGGTATGCATACGCCATGAAGCTCACTGTCCTCGTGCTGCTCACAGTCGTGCTGTTCTACACACCCAGCAACGTCCTTCTCCTTGTCCACTATTCCAACAACTGCTCCAAGCTCTATGAGGACTTGTACGTCAGCTACATGGTGAGCCTGGCCCTCAGCAGCTTCAACAGCTGTGTTGACCCCTTTGTCTACTACTATGTCTCTGAGGACTTCAGAGACAAGGTGAGGCGGAGAATTTTCAGCCGCAGCAAGCGAACCATCACATCTCTGAAAACCTCTAAAGAGACTCTGCCTCAGAAGAGCTCCCATTCACAGTCCCTGGTGTGA